DNA from Penaeus monodon isolate SGIC_2016 unplaced genomic scaffold, NSTDA_Pmon_1 PmonScaffold_4044, whole genome shotgun sequence:
aaaatttttattgttttttatcttttaagcGATGGTTCTTTTaagaattcattattttttttttttaagtcggtacgttttactattttttatatgaacatcttatttttttattttaacatctttttaacggtttttatcttttttaacttaaaaaaaaccccttgttaCAAAGTCTCCCGCGTAAAGGCTAAATTGGgggccgaaaaaaaataaaagggaattttttctaCTCCCTGCAAAGCAGGGTTCCCCTGTCCTTTGAGGGgtcgtgggggtttttttaaaaataaaaatttgccgCTGATAATCACAATTTCATTCAAAgcaagggggttttttaattccCAAAGACTAAACCGGAGCGGGGGCGGGTACATCCCTGTCGGCGAGGGACGGGGGAAAGGGCAGCCGCGACGACGCACAGGACAGATCCTGAAAAATCACCATCAATACCCATACCCTCGGGCTGCATTTTGCAGGTAAAAATCCCCTTACCCACGGTGCTGCTTGTTGCAGGTAAAATACCTTACCCTGGGTGCTGCTTCTTGCAGAGTAAAATCCCCACGGTGCgcttcttgcagagtcaaaacccAACCCTCGGTGCGCATTTTTGCAGAGTCAAATCCCCCCGGTGCTACTTTGttagagtcaaatacccataccctgGGTGCTGCATTGTTGCAGAGCAAAACCCATGGTGCTGCTTTTGTTGCAGAGTAATACCCTACCCTCGGTGTGCTTGTTGCAGATCAAACCCCCATCCCCTCGGGCGCATTTTTTGCaggtcaaatacccataccctcggtgctgcattcttgcgaGTCAAAACCCACAGTCTGCATTTTTGCAGTAAATTACCCTTACCCTCGGTGCTCATTTTTGCAGAGTAAAATACCCAGGGGGCTGCATTGTTGAAATAaaatccctttcccctcgtctgcattcttgcagagtcaaatacccatacctcGGTGCTGCTTTCTtgagagtcaaatacccacatgctgcattcttgcagagtcaatacCCTACCTCAGTGCTGCATTCTTTCAGAGTAAATACCCCCGGTGCTGCTTTGTTGCAGAGTCAAACCCCCCCAGGTTttgttttatgataaaaaaaacccacggtgttgtgtttaaaataaaataaaacctacGGTTTTTTGTTAAATGGAAAAAACCAGGGTGCGGGTttataagggaaaaaacccacggtgttggtttttaaaatgaataaaaaaaaacccagggtgtTGAGTTTTAATGgataaaaacccgggggttttgggtttttaaatttaatgaaaaaaaacccacggtgttgttttattacagatttaaaaaacccacggtgttgtttTATCAAGAGTTAAACCCATGGTGCGCATTTTTGCAGAGTTAAAAACCCCAGTcccaaattttatttcatttaaaaacccacagtgccattttatttcaaatttaaaaaccccaggaTGGGTTTTTGACGGATTTAAAAAACCCGGTTTGTGTTTCAATGGATTTAAAAAACCCAGGGTGTTGGGTTTTTTACGGAGTTAAAAACCCAGGGTGTTgcttttataaggaaaaaaaacccacggtgttggtTTCTATGGATTTAAAAAACCCAGTGTTGGGTTTTTAGGGAGTTGAAAACCATGTGGTtgtttataatggaaaaaaaccccacggGCTGTGtttatcagggaaaaaaaaaaaaaacccacggttttgttttttaaatggaaaaaaaccggtttttttttatcaggagaaaaaaaacccacgtttttgggtttttataatggATAAACCCCACGGTGTTGGGTTTATAATGAataaaacccacggtgttgggtttataatggataaaaaaccACGTTGTTGTGATTTATGGATAAAACCCACGGAAACAACCCCTTTGAatttttattacgttttaaaaaaaacccacgggtTGTGTTTTTTATGGACAAAAAACCCCCAGGGTGTCGTATTCTAGGGATAAAAACCCAGGGTGTTGGGTTTATTACAGAGAAAAAACCCCCTAGGGGTGTCGTGTTTATTAGAGCAAAAAACCCACAGTGCTTCCTTTTATTACAAGCAAAAACCCCGGTGTTGGTttttacaaagcaaaaaaaaacccacgtgtTGTGTTTTTTACAGGGGCAAAAACAACCCACGgctttgtgtttattacagagcaaaaagcCCGGTTTTGGGTTTTTACGACAAAAACCCCAGTGTTTGCTTTTTTCAGATTATAAACCCACGGTCTGTATGtttacagagtaaaaaaaattacaggCTTTATTGACTACAGCGGGAAAATCCACAAAGCTGTGTCGGTCGACTCGGGAGCACTCTCCCGCTGGAAAAACCCTGGACACAAGAAGGGATAGGCGGAAATGGGAAAACCTACGACGGGTTACGTGGTAGACAAGGAAAACGAGAGCCAGATCAAACCCCACACTGGTGTATCTGAACCTTTATTCGTGACGCCAAAAGTGGGTGGAAATTTCCTGTCTCTTCGACGCCATTGGCACCACAGAATCCTGTCCCCTTTTTGGCGAAAATCCTGATGCTGGCGATCCCTCCCTGGGGTTAAAGTCCATCTGGAAGTTGGCATCAGTGCTTTTGTGGGAAACGGTACGAGGACGGGAGATGACTCCTTGTGCGAGGACCTTGTGCAAGAACCCTCTGTGACGCTATATTGTGCCCATTTTACAGTCATGGAGACGATTACCATGCGTGGGACATAGTGGTTTGGGGCATTTACCTGGTGTTTTTTGTTACTGATCCCTCAGATGTATAGTGTCAATACTTATACGCAGGTTGTTTTGCTGAGTAcggagaggtttttcatctcggcgaCCCGATTCCTGGGGGGAGTCTAAGTTCTGTCGTATTCCTCCTTGTGATTGGGGGCTGGGGTTTTccccttgtccagcagcaatacagCTAGGGATTTCAGTATCCCTTATCATTGCCCTTTTTTGGAGTACCTGAAAAACATTGGGATCGGCAGGACAGTTGAAACCTCTCAAAATCTCGGGAAGGAACCCTCCTCATTCCCctagggaagggggataggggctATGGCCGGTGAAGATACCAATCTTCACCCATCACAGATCGACCAATCGTGAAGTTTTGCCTCTTAGAAGCATTATCCAAAACAGGGAGATTATTTGGGGCTCCACTGTGGAGCAAAAGGGGGGGGTGTTGCCCCTGattatcacatatttcatatcagcagcggtatacacaatttttttatatccGTTTCGTACACTGCGATCGAGACCTGTAtggtttttaattcattttctgtgtttcTCGCCGAAAGGGGCCTCCGAGTAccccgggtcaacacatggtctgtataaAACCCTAAGATGACCTTCACAAAAAagtttgtgcgaggggtcgttCCATAGGGGGTGATggggcggctcttcatatgatcgagtTGGAAGATAGCGAGATCCCcctaaataaattataaatatgaagtagaatgttatttCGCTGTAGCCGGTGTATTTTTAAATGTGAGGGAGTTTGGGGGAACCtcagtgccgtcaagacgcccctAACATCGGGGTCAGACCGTTAAGTGatttctgactgttcccgcaatcgTATGTATCCAAAATTTGTAGAAGGGTTTTTTATTACATACtaaaatcatttaattttttgggggtttgtataTTGAGTCATTTTACAATcttgtatttaaatttaaaaggtttgaccgctactgaaaaACCTTAAACGGTGCTACGCAGTGgttcagtcaccccacacccccttGACAAATATGGGGTTTTAGGCGGGCcccaagggaaataaaagaaattcgCGGGATATTTTTCGGCCAAAGGACTTTTTGTGACCGGGGgcttttatctttgtgttttatttgttttttcccaaattcccttttttcttcgttcttttttttcccgttttttatggttttttatgttccttttatcatctatcgttatcgttttatttttttattttacgtttgttttattaatgtattCTAGTTTCCATTTTTGTTTAAAAGTTCGTATTTTATGTTTTAAGTTCCCTTTGATACCATTCTTTTACTGTTTGTCATCGTTTAGTTTTACTTcagtttacttttaaaatttatttgtaataAACCCGTTTGACGTATGCTTGGTTTTAGAACGCCCGACTTTAAAAGGGAACATACAAATGCTTTAAAGAGAACCACCACATGaatggggatgttttttttttttaatcaaggggGGCTATTGTTTAATTGCGTATAGCACACTCTCCCTCGTTAATCACGCCACCGACCTTTTTATTCTCGCAcccaacaaaccaccacacaaacacataaaaccctTACTCTTTGTCCCTTTCCCCAAACTTGTCTTCTACACTATCATTCTTCCCCATATACACTGTTCCCATACGTTTAAATTAAAAGGTGGTGGCAGTGACTCTATTTTACATTctgcgagaaaaaaaattttattttgctttttctacAAACTCATGCATGGGTgcgggctgagggggggggggggacggggtttggggggggtttgtggcgACGGGCGGGAGACTCCCATCAGCGTCCACTTCCGCTCGCGTGATCTCCTCCAGCCGTCCTTCCCGACTATCAGCATGCGATATTGAAGtggggaattttcccttttcgtcttgcTGCATGGAGCCTCCATTTGTCGCCGTCTTGCTGTATGGTGCCGGGGACGAAACTCCttttataaatatctgtgtgccACGCAGCTTCCTCCGTCAGGAAAAATCCCCGTCGTGGGACGAAATTGGCGCGTTGTCCCTCGGGCGCGTCTGGGGGGTTGCCAGTTTCCCCAAATCTATGCACCGCTCAAATGTGGactttttttcagcttttcccTCAGGCTTTGAAATTTTCACCTGGCACTTTTCCCAGTTCCCCTGGGGGTCACCTGAAATGCCACAACCCGAAATTTAGGGCGGCCTTGACATCTTGGAGCAACCCGTTATCGATTCGTTCGAGTTCCGATTTTGAGGTGTTGTTTTACGGAGATGTCTTGTAGGCAAGGAGAGACGGCGATTTTCGTTCTCAAGCTATCACTTTAGCGGCCAGTTCTCCATCGTTTTTTGGGTGAAATTTTAGGCTTTATCAGGGCATTAATTTTACGATTGCTTTTGATCTGTGGCTTCTTTTTGTTTACGGTCGATCCTgtcaattgttttattttcaaaatttttttgatcgGCCAACAGTATTTTTAGTGCTTTAAGATCCATAGTGAGGGCGGAGCAGCGACGGGGGAGGTAGGTCTTGCTGAGCGATTCGTACGTCATATCCTTTTTTGGGGCATGCCaaacttcacatttttttttacaaggggggTTCCCCGGGGGAGTGTACTAAAACCCTCATTTTTTAAGTCCACTCACTTCAAATCACTTTTTCCACTTTATTAGGTCCCCTTTAACCTTACTCACATTGGTGCACTTCGGAAAATGTTGGggctaattttaaaaagaaaaatttattttgtttagccTCTCTGACAACGTTTGACcactaaaagggaaagggggggggagcatgCCTACGAAAAAACAGTACATATCCCTCATGGAGGGGGTCGTTTCACTTTTTcttggtatggggggggggggttggcggcAAAGCGAAAATAAGAGTTTCTTTGGGGGCCTACAGGATCCCCCGCCcctgagagaagagaaaaaaagctatttttgtattttaaagctACGACCAGGATATAAAGTGTAATTTAGGGGAAAATCTGACgttgaaattttcccaaaaatccgaCCCGCTCAAGCCGCAATAGCAAAATTTTCTAATTAGACTGTAGGCCACAATCAATGCACATTCTTGTGTATCTAAAGCTACAGACTCATAAATTTTCAATTTATGAGAGCCCAAAATCCACTTAATTATTAGTTAGGTACCTTTTCCTGCCAGGGGAACATGGGAACGGGAAAAACTGGCACTTTTGATATCGGGGAAATCGTTCCCCTTTTGTTCTGGGGTCATCGGCACCCGGAACAAAGGTACCTCTTTGGATTTTGGGAACATTTGGGACAGGAAAAATAGCAACTGCATCTGTTCGGAGAAAATTTAGTATCGGGTAACTTTTGGGAAAGACCCCCCGGTGACCCACCATGCCCCTGAGAAAAGTACCAAGTCCCAATCCTTTATGTGCCTTCCCTTTACGAGACCTTTCCAATTAGACCAAGGGGCCAAAGTCTAGACCTTGAAAAAGATTTAATTTTTCCCGCTAAATCACAATTCGCCATTTCTATCGCCCTTTTTGGCCCCATTCCACCATCGTGATATTCGTGCGCTCCATTCAGTCCCCTCACAATCTGATGCTGGGTCCTGCCCCTTCCCAATTTCAGGACTGACTCCCCCTCTGAAGTGGTCTCTTTGGGTGGCTTTACATGGAGAGGGGTGACGGAAGGGTTCCAAAAAATGTGCCTTTTTGTTGGTAGAAGGGCACCCCTCTGATCTCTCCCCAGGGTTCCACCTACCCATTGTTTCCGTGCATACATCCCTGTGcgcgggagacgggagtcctggggtTTGAGCGATCCTGCAGAGTACATTCTAGGCTAAAACACGCCTTTTTTGGTGTTCCTTTTTTCCGCTGACAGAGGGCCTAACGTGGCCTGGTCAGTTAATGGGTTTGGGGTCTTTTTTTGAAGGCTGGGGTCAAACAGTAAATGTCGCCTTTTGGCACTCGCACTGGCCCTGTGAGTGGCGGTACatgtgtatatcctctcaccaccctgtGGGGGCTGTGGCTCTGTAGTGGGTGGAGCGTAGAGGATGAAAATCTGCTTATTACAtggcaaaatttcccaaaaaaaaacaaaaaaaagagaaagatgacaaTTTGAAAGGGCCCCGACCCAGCAGTCGCTTGAAGCCAACGGGCTTCTAGTGAAAAGGAAAATCCAAAGCCAGGTTGATTTTGTTAACCTGCCCCAAAATGGACTGAAAtcagccaaaaaaatttttgtccacGAACGCCAGCGATGGACTCTTGTTGGGCCCCTCTAggccaacaccccaaaacaacctcTGAGTACCCCCCAACGTCCTCCCAGACCGAGAGGGGGGCTCAAGCTGAACCCGTTCCCAGACCCTAGCCCAAAAAACCGCCCAAAGAgcggtccgaaacgacccaggGGGGAGaaagactctgagggagagtctggaccccctagggtTCCCACATtcaaagggtttccccaaaacccgAAAGGGTTCGAAAAAGCCCACCAATTGGGGACAGCAATGGGGATGAAGAAAAAATCCCCTCCGGGTTGCCAGGGCAGTTTTTTAGCCCCAAAAACCAAGCTACCTTTTAATTTTCTCAGGAAACCGGgacttaaagatgggaggaaagtgtgtctcttcATGAATCCCAACGATAGGGAGTCAAGATAGTGTTACTTGGCTTCCACTTTCCCATGATGGGATCtgatcacacacacccacaggtaTGGAAGCTTCCCAATGTCGAAAAAGAAAGACCCAATAGGCAAGCCTGAGCCTGAAAGGACCCCAGTCACTACCTTGTTTGGGGTTTAATGGGGACCTTCAACTTAAGAACTATGTGTTGGACCCCTTGGGCTTTGTGCCAAGAATACAGTCACCACCAGGTAGCTGCAAGGCCAACCCTAAATTTtttgtctgtagcaaggcaaaaaccccaaaagggtttttctggggaaaaaaaacaaaagagaaaggctTCCCGATCTCCTAAGAggaaaaaaactcccccaaagCCAACAGCAATAtcccaataaaaaggagtttctgaCCATTActaaagtgcagaaaaagaaccacagaaaTAAGGTTTCAAAGAGCACTGTAAAAGTTTTTAGGAAGCGAGTGAGGAcgcggagaaggcagtcatggtcgccaCGGCGCAGTGACCCAGATtggcagtcctgaaagggaggaaactAACAGACcgaaacacccccccccttccccagggcAAAACCCCCCGCTACTCCAACCCTAGCCCCCCCACAGGTAAAGCCCAAAAAAGGTTGAATCTTGTAGCCCGTCCCGAAAGGCTGCCTTACCCAggaagtcagcaaagagaaaaacacagacaaagcctAAAATGAGAAAAGCCAAAAATCACAAAAGCAAAACTACCAACTCTTCACCTCCCAGCGGACCATGATAGCCTGACAAAGCCCCAAAACCCGATGAAGATCCCCCAACTCAACAAGCAAGGACTTCCCCAAAGGGGTTGTCTatcaccaaaaaaatcataaaatcccAACTAAGCTACTACAGGGAACTCTATGGGTTAAAACAAAGAATGCCATCCCCCACTAACGTGTGATCAAGAACTTGACACCGTATTCCAGGGGGACATTTAAAAGAGGGGACTGTCACTTTTGGACCATGTCTTCATGCACCAAGCCAGCTGGCATCCCCTTTTTCCACAATACCGATCACCGCACTGAGAAGAGGATGTTTTAACCCCTTTTCTGTTGAGATTTACCCGCTTGGGGGCCCCCTCTAGCTTGCAATGTATACGCAAGCCAGGCTGAGGAGCTTTGACATcaaccaggtctgtgctactgcgcTAAAGACCGAGGTCATGGGGGGGAgatttcaatgcacaccacctctCCTGGCTCCCTGCGGGGTACGGGATGCGGCAGGCCAACACATATCTAATGTGTTTTACTCTTCCCCAAGTTTGCTCTTCTCAATACCCAAGACCCAAGCATGGGGGGGGTtcagacctcaccttggccactgcgctCTGGGGGAAAGAATCTGAAATGgtgtttcgtaaaaaaaaaaaaacaagtgaccaTTAGGCACTGTTACACCCTCTAATGCTGGCTAGTCAAATGCCACAACCAATCCAAAAGGCAAAAGATAAGCCAACTGGCAAGCTTTCAGAAGCCTTGGGCCCCCTGTCTAGATCAAAGAAACCCCCCCAGAGTAAAATGTGGAAGTATTGAAACCAACATAGGCCATAAAACGAGTAGCCTcacaaatatacccaaaaaacCGCGTGATCCAGGAGTTAAAAGAGACTGGGACTTAAAAAGATGAGATTAAGGAAATCAACCCAGAGTAACATGTGTAGAAACTTCCgaagcaaagaacccctgacaacctagccccctTTTAGGAAGAACAGGGTCCAAAGGGAAACCGCCAGGAGtcaggcaaaaaaagggggaatgggggagtccTTGACcgccgaaccacccttacagagctgtggcaaggGTCGGTGAGCTTCTAGCCGCTCAGTCCCGTGGTGCAAACCCCCAAGACCACAGCTAAAGTAAACAATGGTGCACAAATTTCCAAAAGTTATATCTACTGTTATTTTTCCGGGGAactaaaaaaacccataaaaaaaaaagttttgctaaACCCCGGTTTGAGGATTTGTACCCCATCATTTTTCCCCCCAGGATTGGCAATGGTTCCTCAACTTATCAAAAAtcttgggaaacttccactctatcccGAGCGGAAGAGGGCCCTCTAGTTCCcctcccaaaaccaaaaggggccagggaaataccaccccatctctcctcACTGTCTGGTAAAACGGGGGGAGAATGGACTAAACGCtccaaaggaaaaaggggcccccactaACACCTCCAGGGTTcgcaaggggcatgagcacagcacacacataccatGCTCTTTAAACAAACAGCCTGTGCTTGTGGGGTATTCCTAGactggaaaaaagggtttaattttcagGCTTCTTtcttcaggagaccctgatccaaagagaataaaaaaaactttttgggttgGATGGTGACTATTTGAGGGAAAAAAACGCCAAAATTGATTCCAAGGGGCACCTATCACAGCAATgccctagaaaatggaacgccacaggggagGGTCCTCGTTCCCCTTTCAAAACCCTAAGTCCTGTATCCCCAACCACCCTCAAAATGGGGTGCAAATCATCTCCCTGGCCACTGCCTAAATAGACCCCCGCGCTGTTGGGCCTTGTATTGAGGGTTGAGGGCGGACTAAAGATCTTGCAGCCAAAACTAAACCCCGGTCAGACTAAGGTTTTAAGTACAacctgaaaatccagggaaaggATTAGGTGGGTCCCGTCTTCCAAACCTTGGGGGAAGGATTGACTGgtcctctcctttaaaaaaaggtCCCTTTCTTGGtttacccaaaacccaaacaagacTGTCACGAGAGCAAAGATTGCGGACCCATAGgagcttttttccttttaaaggttTTCAAGCCCCAggaacacaaaaaggaaaaaaatacttttaaaaacctAGAAggccacgagctgtttgcaaaaaaacTTTGGCTGTCTCACATAGTAGGATGTTGATACGCTATCGCTAAAAGAACAACTACTTCCCCAAGGGAAGACCCCCCCCATCCCACTTTATTAAAAGCCCCCCCGTGGCCAAAAACCTTGATCGATTTCTCTTTTTGAGCTACATGGAAAAGAATTAATACACCATCTTAGTCAAAAGGCAAAAGCTAGAGGGTCATTGCACCCATCCCCCCCCGACTTACTAAACCCCCGCCGGGCAAAAACCCTTTGATCGAGTTCTATTTTTAACTTTTAAGGAGAAAAAATCAATCCCCCACCCCTAGTCTGGCGAAGCCCAGagggcttttttttcccactttctcatGATGGGGGGTTAATCCTCACCCCCAAAGGTCATGGATTTTCTAAATGCGAAAGGAAAGACCCCAACCGGGCAAGTCCTATCCTTGAAGGAGCCCTATTTAATACCCTTGATCTGGGTTAAAGGGCACCTTCAACTAAAAACGTATGTGCCGAGACCCTTTGgggctttaaaaacccaaatacgGTCACCACCTGCAAAGGCCCCGCCAAATGTTTTGTCTGTAGCTGGCCACAACCCaaagccatcactcctccgggtacaAACCCGCCActcgtccctgagggaaggacatgtagTCTAAAACACAGACTCCCGGGCAGCCCCTGGCGTTTCAGTAAGCTCACCCCAAAACAACGCTACTCCTACCACTGTGCTTTCCATATCGCAGAGGGTTCTTTCTCAGGGTCGAAAGAATAATCATGAAATgggtccccaaaccccaaaaggcaTCAAAGGGAATGAGATTGTTTTAGACCCACTGACATGGCAGGagatcccccccaaaaccaatttttaaaagccCTCCCCCCCGCCAAGGTACTCAGACGCCCAGGTTTTTAAGCCCctgcactctctgaagcaatcaatttgaggtacccaagtcattcttcacagaatcagaacTGTACCATTTGGGATGGGAATCATAGAGACATTGACTATGCGAAGTGTTTCATTATTGTTTCGAGCCCACGCCCCTTCTGCATTACTTACAGAGTTGGGCACACACAATTCTGGAAAAGGGACAGCCCACAACACCCACGGGCAGTAAAAGTTAGCCCCTGCTTACATCATCGGGGCGGGAGCCCCTGTTGGCAATCCGCCACTTTTAAAGCTAGGTGTCAGATAATAAAATGGAGTATAAAAGCTGCCGGCCCGGGCCCCAATGTATGGAAGGCCCAGCAAAGCTAACTTCCCAAATTAAATCTCACATTGccaatgttgtaaaaaaaaaaaaaaaaaaaaaaaaaaaaaacgaattcacATGCAGATCGTGTTTTAACTGTCGTGGCAGTTACGTCCCCGTAGCGTGAAATTTAATATCGGAATTTTAACGGGTGTCGGAAATTTGttggttaacaaaaaaaaaacgatgtatgTAGCTTACCCTTTTAAATTGCACgtctttgtaaaaaaattaaaaacatattttaaaataaataaccccATGTTCAAAGCTATCAGGGACatgaaaatccaaaaaatttaaatgcctAGGCTGCATGTTTAAAACATAATGAAAACAGCCCAATTCGCAATGAAACAATAAATTCGGGGTTTTTGATGTTGCAGTATCAAAATATTTTTGACTGTGGAAATATGTTTTCGTGGAAATAGTAAAAAGGAAACTTTGTTTCCAAAAATACTGAACTGTAAGATATCCTGTTCATCATAGCGTCATTAAgtttaattgggggggggggcagggtttgCGGCCTTTTCAAGGGTTTGTTTATCTAAGGGGAAAATCGGTGggtacacatatgtatttttttatgttttggaagCATGTTTCcatgaacccccaaaaaaaaatcagattaatcAAAATTTTTCAATTCCGTGCACCAGGAAGCAAAATCTGAGTGAAAGGGGGGGCGTTGAAAAGCCCTGGGCCGCAGGGGCGGATTGCGTTGCCCGAGCACGCTCCGTCTTGCTTTGGTCCACCCAAAGTCTACACGTGGCACCTAGCCCCCTTGTTTTTggcccctttctttctcctttgggGCAATTGGGAGTGTTTTAGTGGTGTTCAAAATCGATTTAAAATCTAATGATacacttaaaaaatattttctcattAGTCATCAACAACTGTCATTTCAATCAATCAGGAAGTTCATTCTCGCACCAGAACATTGCGCGTCAGTTGCCGTTAACTCTATCATGAAGCAGAGACTCTTGAAAGGGGCCCTTAGATTTCTTAAAATTAGACTTATACACTTCCATTTTTTAACACAAAaagtatgttatttttattgaaactGAATGGAAATACTGAAACCCTGCATAAAAGCCCTCTTTGAAACTCATTAAACTATAGTAtgggaaattaaatgaaaaatatttgcaaaacgtaagaaaaatttatttatctgAAAATCAATTTTCACTGTTATAGGGGTTGTTATACAAAGCGTTTTGTTAGTAACGGTTGCAATCTCCCCTTTCGAAGTcccgaaaacccaaaaacccgcgGACAGGACCCACCCCCGGGGACCACGACCTCGTGGCGAATAAACCGGAGGATCGCCTTTCGGACGAAGCTGAACATTTTTGGAACATTTGATTTTTGTGACGTAGTGAAGCTCTGTAAACAAAATGGGCCCAAATTTTTCTACGAGGAACGAGCCCTTTTTCCGTCAGGAAAAAGactcttttgaaaattttttagaatttatttttcaaaaaaaaaaggaaccaaatTTGGCGTATTTCAATTATCTTGGTACATTGAAAAAAACACTGACGTCTCGCGCGGTGGTCAAGGCCCAACAGAACTGGATGATATGCTCAGGCAAACGGGGAAGGACCCCGTGTTTTGCCCTCGTGGATTAAAGAAACAGTGGAAACCCTTTATCAAAGGTTTTTAGGGAATTTTCAAGGCACATGTAtgtcccccttttgggtttaccTCGTTAGGAACCAGAATTATCAGCGGATATCAGATGTTGTTGGTGTACTTTCCACATTTATTAAAGATCAGCACTTTACACAATCACAGTTACTGACAGGTGAGTGATGAAAGGAAGggatcccataaaaaaaataagaagctaAAAATTTTTTGGACAAATATATCCttgtaaattttcattttgtgagtTACGGGCCCccccacatacatttttttcagtaaatgttGTGTTCATTGAACTATCGGCATGAAGTGGTGTGACCCAAAAAATAACACTTAGAGAACCAATCTCCTTTGTTTAAAAATATGTGCCGGTAGCAAACCCAGGAAATGGTAATTCTCTATGTAGGGACTACTTCCCCTAACTCcgttacaaaaatttaataaaaaaatctaattgtgatgggggtgtgaggggggaagCCCCCAAAA
Protein-coding regions in this window:
- the LOC119570823 gene encoding acidic proline-rich protein PRP25-like codes for the protein MSPFGTRTGPANTPKQPLSTPQRPPRPRGGLKLNPFPDPSPKNRPKSGPKRPRGEKDSEGESGPPRVPTFKGFPQNPKGYGSFPMSKKKDPIGKPEPERTPVTTLFGV